A stretch of DNA from Mycobacterium senriense:
TGGGGCGCAGCGCGGCGCGCAGCGCGGCGGTCAACTCAGTTGTGGTTAAAGCTGTTGTCATCGAGGCTCTTTGGGAAGCCCGAGCACCCGCTCACCGAGGATGTTGCGCTGAATCTCGCTGGTGCCGCCCAGGATCGTCTGCGCCCGCCCGACCAGCATGTGATGCACCAGCCCGTCGTCCGCGGGGTCGGTGCACGCGTCGGTGCCCAGCACTTCGGTGGCCATGTCCCCGAGTTCCTGGTCGGTTTCCGAGGTCATCAACTTCAGCACCGAGAAGGCCGGCGACGTGAGGTCGCCGGAGTCGATGGCGCGCTGCCAGGTGTAGCGCAGCAGCCACATTCGGGCCCACAGCCGGGTCATCGACCTGGACACCACCGGGTCGAGCAAGTCGCGGTCGCGGGCGGCGTCGACCATGCGTTCGTGTAGGCGGAACATCGAGACCGCTTGCGAACCCAATGTCAGGCGCTCACGTCCCAGCGTCACCATCGCCACGGTCCACCCCTGACCGACGTCGCCGATCAGGGCGTCGTCGTCGAGTTCGGCGCCGTCGAAGAAGACTTCGTTGAACTTGCTCTCGCCGTCCATCTGGGTCAGCGGGCGGACCGTGACCCCCGAGGTATCCATGGGCACAACGAACATCGACAAGTCGCGGTGCTTTTCTGGACCCGTGCGGGCGAGCAGCAGCCCGAATCGGGCCGAGGCGGCCGCCGAACTCCACACCTTCTGGCCATCGATCCGCCAACCGGTCGTGGTGCGTTCGGCCCGGGTGCGAACGCCGGCGAGGTCTGAGCCGGCGCCCGGTTCGGAGAACAACTGACACCAGACGTCGTCGCCCAACCGGATCGGCTCCAGGTAGCGGTCCTTCTGTTCTTGGCTGCCGAACTTGATCAGCACCGGACCGACCAGGTCCGCGCCGGTGATGTTGAGCTGGCGGGGCACCTCGGCACGTGCGCATTCCTCGGCGAACACAGCCTGGTACGCCACGGTCGCTGCAGCACCGCCGAACTCGCGCGGCCAGTGCAGGCACGCGTAGCCGTGGTCGGCCAGGTAGCGGTGCCAGATCCGGCCGGGCCCAACATCATCCGCGGTGGGCGTGGGCCCGTAGTTCCGCAGACCGGCGGGCCTCGGTGCGCTGTGCAGAAATGAGCGGATCTCCGCGCGTAAGGCGTCGACGTCGTTGGGTTCTTTCGTCACTTCTGGCGAAGCCGGCAGCTGAGTCGACGGCTCCAGCGTCGATAGCCGGTCCCAGTGCTGGCCCGGGGTGCCGAGTATCACCTCGTCCGTGCGGGCGCGCCGGAAGTACAGGTGTGCGGAATCCTCCCAGGTAAAGCCGATGCCGCCGCGAATCTGGACGTTTGCCTTGGTCGCGTTGCGCAGCGCCTCTGAGCAGACCGCCTTGGCCATGCTCGCCCGCCAGCCCGCTTCGCCGGCGGCAGCGGAGTCCGGATCGTCGAGAGCCTCCAGGGCCGCCTGTGATGCCGAGCGCGCCCACTCGAGATCTACGAGCATGTCGGCGCACTTGTGCTTGATGGCCTGAAAGCTGCCGATCTGCCGTCCGAACTGCTCACGCGTGCGGGCATAGTCGGTGGCGATCTCGAGCACCCGCTCGCAGGCGCCGATCTGTTCGGCCGACAGCACCGCCAGCGCGATGTCGACGTTGCGCTCGACGACGTCGCCCAGGGGTGCGTCGCCGGAGAGCCGCAGTGCCGGGGCCGAGCTGAGCGTGATGGAGGCCATCGGCCTGGTGTGGTCGAGCACGCGTTCGGCCTTCGCGACGACGCTGTCGATAGTCGGGTCGAGCAGGAACACCGCCGGCTCGCCATCTTCGTCGATGGCGACCACGACGAGGTCGTCGGCAACGGAACCGCCCAGCACGTGGCGCACCGTGCCGTCGAGGTTCCAATCATCCCCGGCGCGCGTGGCGCTCAGCGTCACCGCGGACGGTCGCCACAACCCGCCGTCGCCGGTAAGGGCGGCGGCGGCGGTGCGGCGACCTTCGATGAGCCCGGTGAGTCGCTTATCGGCATCCGGGTCGCGCTCGGTCAAGTCGAGCAGCAGGCCGGTGGCCAGCACCGTGGAGCTGACGAATGGCACCGGGGCCAGCGCGCGACCGAGTTCGTGGGCGACCACGCCCAGCGCGGACGCGCCGTAACCGGCGCCGCCCAGGTGTTCGGGCAGCGCGATGGCGGCTATCCCCACCTGGTTGCACAGCACGTCCCACAGCACCGTGTCGAAGCCGGAACGTCCGGCTACGCCGCCCCGGTCGACCTCGCCGTATGCAACCGCGCGCACTCGGTCCTCGGATGCCAGTCGCTCACAGGCGGAGCGCACCGACTGCGCGAGTTCCTGACGTTCGTCGGCGGATAACGCCGTCATCGGGTTCCTCCTGCGATCTGCCGGGCCAGCTCGGACTTGGCGACCTTGCCGAGCCCCGTCAGCGGGAACTCGTCGACGAGGACGAGCCGCTCGGGCCACTTCTGCTTCATCAGCCCGCGTTCGTCGAGGAACGTGCAGAGCTCGTCGAGGGTGACGTCGCGATGGCGTGGCGAACGACGCACGACCGCGCACACCAGCTCACCGCGCAGTTCGTCGGGCTGGCCGAGGACGGCGATTTCGTCGACCAGGGGGTGGGCCAGCAGTTCGTTCTCGATCTCGTCAGGGGCGACGTTCTCGCCCTTGCGAATGATCAAATCCTTGGTGCGACCGGTGACCACGATGCGGCCGTCCGGGCGAAGGTGGCCCCGGTCGCCGCTGCGGAACCACCCGTCCGCGGTGATCGCGTCGGCCCACTGGTCGTGCTGCAGATATCCCGGTGTCAGGTTGTCGCCGCGCAGCTCGATCTCGCCGCTCGCTGCGATCCGCACCTGTGATCCAGGGATGGGCCGGCCCGCGCTGTTGGCCAGTTGTTCGTCGGTGTCGGTGGCCTCGCTGACGCAGATCATCGGTGCCTCGGTCATTCCGTAGGCATGCACGACCGGAACGCGTAGGTGTTCACGCACCTGTCTGTGCACCTCGGGCGGACACGCGGCCCCCCCGCCGATCAGCATCCGCAGCGACGGCATCAACAATTCCGTTGTGGGCGCGGCCATTTGGGCGGTCAGCAGCATCTGGTAGAAGGCGGTGCTCGCTCCGGTCACCGTCACCTGGCGTTCGGCGAGCACCCGGGGCAGGTCGGCTGCGGAAACCTTAGGGATGAGCACCACCGGAAAGTCGCCGAACAGAGCGGTGGCGAGGTAGACCATGCCGCCGATGTGGGCGATGGGGAATGCGATGGTGCCGACTTCCCGCGGATGACTGCCCACACCGAGATGAGCGACATAACCGCGGGCCGCGCTGAGCAACGTGCCGTCGGTGTGGCGCACGGCTTTCGGGTGCCCGGTGGTGCCCGACGTGAAGTACACGCAGCGCGGCTCCGCTGCGCCGTGGGGCGCTTCGTAGTCGGCGCTTGCGGCCGGCGACGTCTGGAGCCGGCGGACAAGGTCGGCAGGGACCGAGATTGTCGGTAGCCCCGGCGCCGCATTGGCGGCCGTCGACTCGTCGACAAGCAGGATGTCCGCGCGCGCGACGTCGACCGCCGCGCACACCTCGCGGCACCGATAGAGGTGCAATACCGGGGCCTGCGTAACGGGCATGCGGGCAAGGGCCAGCATCACCACCGCGGCGTTGACGTGTGAGGGCAGCTGCCAGGCGACCGTCATGCCGGGGCGCACACCGGCATCGGTCAGCCATGCCGCGGCAGCCGATGCCAGCGCGGCTACCTGCGAGATGGTGAGTGTCTCGCCTTCGACGTCGCGCAGCAGCGGACGATCCGGTCGGCTGGCGGCGCACTCATCCAGCAGCCCGGCGATGGTGCCAGCCGTCACCGTGTTCTCCCGTCCCGGCCGGCCGTCAACCCACCCGCGGCCCGGGCGTGAAACGGACCGGCAGTTCGCGCACGGCGTACACCTCGCCTGCGTCCTCGAACAGTTTCGGATTACCGGCCAACTCGAAGTCGGGTAGCCGCTTGAGCACCTGGGTGATCATTACGTCGAACATCAGCTTGGCATAGTGC
This window harbors:
- a CDS encoding acyl-CoA dehydrogenase family protein — translated: MTKEPNDVDALRAEIRSFLHSAPRPAGLRNYGPTPTADDVGPGRIWHRYLADHGYACLHWPREFGGAAATVAYQAVFAEECARAEVPRQLNITGADLVGPVLIKFGSQEQKDRYLEPIRLGDDVWCQLFSEPGAGSDLAGVRTRAERTTTGWRIDGQKVWSSAAASARFGLLLARTGPEKHRDLSMFVVPMDTSGVTVRPLTQMDGESKFNEVFFDGAELDDDALIGDVGQGWTVAMVTLGRERLTLGSQAVSMFRLHERMVDAARDRDLLDPVVSRSMTRLWARMWLLRYTWQRAIDSGDLTSPAFSVLKLMTSETDQELGDMATEVLGTDACTDPADDGLVHHMLVGRAQTILGGTSEIQRNILGERVLGLPKEPR
- a CDS encoding class I adenylate-forming enzyme family protein, with amino-acid sequence MTAGTIAGLLDECAASRPDRPLLRDVEGETLTISQVAALASAAAAWLTDAGVRPGMTVAWQLPSHVNAAVVMLALARMPVTQAPVLHLYRCREVCAAVDVARADILLVDESTAANAAPGLPTISVPADLVRRLQTSPAASADYEAPHGAAEPRCVYFTSGTTGHPKAVRHTDGTLLSAARGYVAHLGVGSHPREVGTIAFPIAHIGGMVYLATALFGDFPVVLIPKVSAADLPRVLAERQVTVTGASTAFYQMLLTAQMAAPTTELLMPSLRMLIGGGAACPPEVHRQVREHLRVPVVHAYGMTEAPMICVSEATDTDEQLANSAGRPIPGSQVRIAASGEIELRGDNLTPGYLQHDQWADAITADGWFRSGDRGHLRPDGRIVVTGRTKDLIIRKGENVAPDEIENELLAHPLVDEIAVLGQPDELRGELVCAVVRRSPRHRDVTLDELCTFLDERGLMKQKWPERLVLVDEFPLTGLGKVAKSELARQIAGGTR